DNA from Mycolicibacterium alvei:
GAATCGGCACGGAACTCGTCGGCGCGGCGGACCGGCGGCATCTGCAGGGCGACCAATTGTTCACCGTCGCAGGGGAATACCGTCACAAGATCATCACGGAACCGCCACTGCATGGCCAGGTCGCGCAGCTCGGAATGCGTGTCCTGATAGTAGGCGTAGGCCATCATGCGCTGGTTGTCGCAGCGGTGATGTTCGCGCGCGCCGACCAGCCGTGCGACGGTGGGCCTCCGTCCATCGGCTCCGATCACCAACTTCGCGTTGACGTTGCCCGTCGAACCGTCGCGGCGTTTGAAGCGGACGCCCGCCACCCGGCCCGACGGTTCGCGGATCAGGTCGGTCACCCGGACGTGTTCGCGCACGTCGGCGCCGGCTTCGCGGGCGGTCTGCACCAGTGCGAGGTCGAGGCCGGGGCGGCGGATGCAGGCACCTGCCGACAGCCCCTCGTAGGTGCTGGCCGGCCCGATGGCCTCGACCCCGGGGGTGCCCAGGCCGACGCGGGTGTGCAGCGGCGCGCCGAGGCGCAGCACCCGATCCCGTGCGCCGAGCCGCTCCAGCTCCGCCCAGTGGTGGGTGAAGAGCAGATGCGTCGAGAGTGTGTCGGACGGAAACCCGGCGCTGTCCAGTGCGACGACGGTGCGACCGCGCCTGGCCAGGCTGATTGCCGCCGCGGCCCCCGCGCAGCGGCTACCGACGATCACGACGTCCGGCCCCTCGGGCATGGGGTCAGGGTGCCACCACGATGTCGTTTTTGTAAGTATTTTCAGTTTTTGAATGCTCTTTGAAATTGCCGGTGTGACCTATCCTGGGCCGATGCCCGTCGGCGACGTACACACTGCGGCCTCGCCGGGTGCGGCCCGTGCAGGCAGGCGGCGTGCACGCACCCGTGCGGCCATCCTCGACGCCGCCGAGGTGGTGTTCAGCCGTGAGGGCTACAGCGAGGCCCGCATCGAGGAGATCGCCGAGTTGGCCGATGTGTCGGTTGGCTCCATCTACGGGCACTTCGACGGGAAGCGCGGGCTGTACCTGCAGCTGGTCAACGGGGCGCTCGCACTCTTCACCGAATACATGCAGCGCAGCGACGATCCGGCGATGACCCCGCTGCAGCGCGTGCTCGCCG
Protein-coding regions in this window:
- a CDS encoding NAD(P)/FAD-dependent oxidoreductase, with the translated sequence MPEGPDVVIVGSRCAGAAAAISLARRGRTVVALDSAGFPSDTLSTHLLFTHHWAELERLGARDRVLRLGAPLHTRVGLGTPGVEAIGPASTYEGLSAGACIRRPGLDLALVQTAREAGADVREHVRVTDLIREPSGRVAGVRFKRRDGSTGNVNAKLVIGADGRRPTVARLVGAREHHRCDNQRMMAYAYYQDTHSELRDLAMQWRFRDDLVTVFPCDGEQLVALQMPPVRRADEFRADSIAAFDATVERVAPFAQRLHGCTRVSKILVSYSHPSYFRHSQGPGWALAGDAGHFKDPVTAQGIRDALRFGRLLGEAAAPYLDDPVRLDRALASWELDRDAQCLAMYQWANQLGRADEVSPIELAAYRWFAARPGGMTEIADGFNRICSPQQLFSPGRVVRFTLAAARDPNVDRRQLWWTLRRDVRREAARIVEATMFERRRTVSSRSTASARAGFGRYPGEADRVLLTRE